A section of the Phacochoerus africanus isolate WHEZ1 chromosome 4, ROS_Pafr_v1, whole genome shotgun sequence genome encodes:
- the LOC125124652 gene encoding zinc finger protein OZF-like: protein MILLTEHPKTSDLSVDCKAAPFGHYLEEQTHGDHPFKCSEVVEALSVKYRISQNENICPGKKPYQYRDSEKDLGGYLHLRSHKRILPGEKSYGCKKDENAFIKSSYLTVQERQHTREKSYECSDCGEILNSISCLKKHEKTYIGEKSFKCGQCGKVLQNRSSIKLHMRTHTGEKPFKCYQCGKAYSSNSYLTRHKRIHTGEKPYGCHDCGKTFRDSSLLRQHSETHSREKPYKCNQCNKTFSRSSRLTIHQTTHTGEKPFTCNDCGKTFSILPYFQRHKRIHTGEKSIKCSHCGKALSSQASLKTHLRIHTGEKPYKCDQCGKTFRLSCNLTTHKKIHTGEKPCKCNDCGKAFRDRSCLKEHVRIHTGEKPFTCNQCGRAFRVKSFLCGRAFSRRVSLTIHMRTHTGEKPYECNECGKSFSVKCNLTVHKRVHTGEKPYKCSICGQDFSKPLSLWRHERIHAQ, encoded by the exons ATGATTCTTTTAACAGAGCACCCAAAGACATCAGACCTCTCTGTTGACTGCAAGGCTGCTCCTTTTGGCCACTATcttgag GAACAAACTCATGGAGACCATCCTTTTAAATGCAGTGAAGTTGTTGAAGCCTTGAGTGTGAAATATAGAATTTCTCAGAATGAGAACATTTGCCCTGGAAAGAAACCCTATCAATATCGTGACTCTGAAAAAGACCTCGGAGGTTATTTACACCTTCGGTCACATAAGAGAATTCTTCCTGGGGAAAAATCTTATGGatgtaaaaaagatgaaaatgcctTCATCAAGAGTTCTTACTTAACTGTTCAGGAGAGACAACATACAAGAGAGAAATCCTATGAATGCAGTGACTGTGGGGAAATCTTAAATTCAATCTCATGCCTGAAGAAGCATGAAAAAACTTACATTGGAGAGAAGTCTTTTAAGTGTGGTCAGTGTGGTAAAGTATTACAGAACCGCTCATCCATTAAGTTGCACATGAGAACCCACACTGGAGAAAAACCATTTAAGTGTTATCAATGTGGGAAAGCCTACAGCTCAAACTCTTACCTTACACGTCACAAGAGAATTCATACTGGGGAGAAGCCCTATGGGTGCCATGACTGCGGAAAAACCTTCAGAGATAGCTCACTTCTCAGACAACATTCGGAGACTCATTCAAGAGAAAAACCCTATAAATGTAATCAATGCAACAAAACCTTCAGTAGAAGCTCTAGGCTTACCATACACCAGACAAcacatactggagagaaaccttttACATGTAATGACTGTGGGAAGACCTTCAGTATCCTCCCATATTTTCAAAGACATaagagaattcacactggagagaaatcCATTAaatgtagccactgtggaaaagcaCTAAGTAGTCAGGCATCTCTTAAGACACACCTCCGGATTCATACCGGAGAGAAACCTTACAAGTGTGATCAATGTGGGAAAACTTTTAGATTGAGCTGTAACCTTACCACACACAAGAAAATTCATACCGGAGAGAAACCCTGTAAGTGTAATGACTGTGGAAAAGCATTCAGAGATCGCTCATGCCTTAAAGAACATGTGcgaattcacactggagaaaaaccctTTACATGTAATCAATGTGGAAGAGCCTTCAGAGTGAAGTCTTTCCTC TGTGGAAGGGCTTTCAGCAGGCGTGTGTCCCTTACTATACACATGAGAACTCACACTGGGGAGAAACCCTATGAgtgtaatgaatgtggaaaatcCTTCAGTGTAAAGTGTAATCTCACTGTgcacaaaagagtacatactgGAGAAAAACCCTATAAATGCAGTATATGTGGACAAGATTTCAGTAAACCCTTATCCCTTTGGCGTCATGAAAGAATTCATGCCCAGTAA